A region of the Lysobacter sp. K5869 genome:
CGCGACCCGCGCCCCGAACGTCAACGAGCTGTTCCAGCCGCTGACCACCGGCCTCGACAACACCGCGGTCGATCCCTGCCAAGCCAGCCAGCTGGCCAAGAACGGCGGCATCAACGGCCCGGTCGGCCAGCTCTGCGTCGCCACCGGCGTGCCGCAGGCGGTGCTGAACACCCAGGGCGGCGTGGATGAGCCGAGCGCGGGTCAGGCCAACGCCTTCACCGGCGGCAACCCGATCCTGGGCCCGGAAAAGGCCGACACCCAGACCCTGGGCCTGGTGTGGCAGCCGCTGCAGGACCTGTCGATCACCCTGGACTACTGGAAGATCGACATCAAGGACGCGATCACCCGTCCGGTGCTCGGCGACGCCCTGTTCGGCTGCTACGACAAGCAGTTCAACCCGACCCTCAGCGTCAGCCACCCGATGTGCCAGCTGATGCTCGGCGCACGCGAACCCATCGACGGCTCGCTCAACGGCGACGGCGCACGCGGTCCGTTCCTGAACCGCTCGAACAAGGGCCGCATCACCACCAACGGCTGGGATCTGGGCGTTCGCTACGGCGTCCCGCTGGCCAACGAGTGGGGCCGCCTGGACTTCTCGCTGGATCTGACCAAGACCGACAAGTACGACTACCAGGGCGACCCGGCCGTCGGCAAGCACGACTGCGTCGGCGTCTACGGCGTCTCGTGCAACGTCATCGCCGGCATCGTGTACGACTACAAGTCGAACTTCCGCGCGGTGTGGTCGATCAAGGACTTCGAGCTGGGCCTGAACTGGCGTCACCTGAGCTCGGTGGACGTCGAGCCGGGTCCGATCGAATGGTTCAAGCCGTACACCTCGATCGATTCGTACGACTACTTCGATCTGACCATGGCCTACGAGCTGCCGTGGAACGCCCGCATCAACCTGACGGTGAACAACATCGCCGACAAGAAGCCGCCGGTCGTGGGCAGCAACATCGGCAGCACCGGCTTCAACAGCGGCAACACCTTCCCGCAGTACTACGACACCCTGGGCCGTTACTACACCCTGGGCATCACGATGCGGTTCTAATAAGAAACACGGTAATCCGAGTCGTTGGAGGCGGGCTTCGGCCCGCCTCCGTTTTTTTGGGGATCGGGAATCGGGAATCGGGAACTGGGAGTTAGGAGTTAGGAGTTAGGAGTTAGGAGTTAGGAGTCGGCTGCAGATTGCGGCGACGCCCACAAGCCGTCATCCCCGCGAACGCGGGGATCCAAAGACTTCAGAGTCGTGCCACGGCGAAGCCCCGGCGCTTCGCCTTCGCGGGCCTAAGGCCTCGCGGCCGCGCCGATCCCAGCGACAGCAGCGAATGCTTCGCCACCGCAGCCTGCCCGACGAGAAAACGCCTCGCGCCTCAGCGCTGCGCGCCGGCCAGAAACTCGCGATGCGCCTTCATCATCGCGTCGACCATCGCCCGCTCGGCCAGCGACAGCAACGGGTTCCACACGTCGAAGATCAACACCACGCGCAAGTCGTCGCTGTCGTTGCGCGCCTCGTGCTCGATCGAATCGTCGAAGATCAAGGTCTCGCCGACCTTCCACTCGCGCCGCTCGAAGCCGACCCGGTACGCGCACTTCTCCGGCACGATCAGCGGCAAGTGCGCGACCAGCCGCGCGTTGGTCTCGCCGTGATGCGGCGGAATGTGGGTGTGCGGCGCCAGCGCGGAGAACATCGCGTTCGGGCAGACGTCGGCGATGTCGGCCATGTCCACCGCCTCCAGCGCCGCGCGCGTGGCCGGGCAGCGCGCCAGATGCGCGTCCACCGGCTGCGAATAGCTCCACAGCTTGTACGTACTCCAGCGCCGCGAGTGGTTGAGCTCGCGCCACTGATTGACCGGATCGCCGGGCTGGTACTCGATGTAGGGCGTGAACTCGGCCTGCTCGTCGCGCAACACCTGACGCATCTCGCGCAGGATGTCGTAGGTGCGGCTTTCCAGCTCCGGCACCCAGGCGAACTGCTCGCGGTCGAAGAACGGAATCGCAGGCAAGCGCGGCACGCACAGCTGATTGCAGTCCGACAGATACGGCTTGCTGCGTCCGACCATGATCGACGCCGCTTCCTGCCAGCGCCCGCGCGCGCCGAACGCCAGCGCCTCGCGCGGGCCGCCGATGCGGTGTTCGAGGAAGGCGCTGAACTCGTCGCGGTAATCCTCGACCTTGCGCTGCGCGTGTTCGAGCTGCGCGCGCAGCATCTCCGGCCAGTGCGGCTGCGGCGGCGCCACGGTCAGGGCGTTGCGATAGGCCTGCGCGGCCTCGCGCGGGTTGCCGTTGCGCTCCAGCCACGAGGCCTTGGCCAGCAGGCCGGCGAGGAAGTAGGGATCGCGGGTCAGCGCGGCCTGGATCGCGTTCCACTCGCCCGGCGCGTTGCCGCGCTCGCGCTCGACCACGCCGATCGACAGCAGGATCATCGGATCCTGCGGCGCGGCGTTGTGCGCGGCTTGCAGCAGCTCCTGCGCGGCGACCGCGTCGCCGCGCTGCAGCGCATGGATGCCGAGGCTGTAGAGCGCCTGCGGATGCCGCGGATCCAACGCCCGCACCTGCTGCCACAAACGCTCGGCCTCCTGCCAGCGGCCCGCGCGCGAGGCCAGCCCGGCGGACTGAACCAATTGATCGACTTGTGCGTTCAAAACCGCGTCCCCGCCCGGCTGCTGGATATCGACGGAAACATACACCGCGCAGCGCCGATGCGGCAGCCGCAAACGACGACGGGCGGGCGCGTCGCCGCGTCCGCCCGTCCTGGCCAAAACCGAACCCGAACCCGGGCGCCGGCCCGGGCGCGCCGTTCACTCCAGCGCCAGCTCCGCATCGCCGGAGAAGGTCTCCATCCGCACCCGGCCGCTGCCGCTGCCGTAGCGCTGCTCGAAGCTCGACCCCGGGCCGTGCTTGGGCCGCTGGATCTGCGCGTCCGGCGCGCGCAGGTCGCCGCTGAAGCTTTCCCCGCGCACCACCGCCGAGAGACTGCGCGGCAGGCGCAGGCGCACATCGCCGCTGACCGTCTTCAAACCGATCTCGCCGCCGGAATTGAGCGCCGCGGCGATGCGCAGATCGCCCGACACCGATTCGCCGGAAATCCTATTCAAGCTCGACTCGTACGCGCTCATGTCGACCGAGCCGGACACCGTCTCCACCGACACCTCGCCGCTGAGGCGGCCGCGCAGTTCGAGATCGCCGCTGACCGTCTGCGCCGCCACCTTGGGCGAGTTGAGGGTCAGCTTGAGATCGCCGCTGACGCTTTCGATGCTGGCCTCGCGCGGCGCGCCGGCGACGACCACGTCGCCGCTGACGCTGTCGATCTTGAGCTCGCGCGAGGCCACGCCGTTGACGTCGACGTTGGCCGAGACCGCGTCGATGTCCAGGCGCGCGCGCAGCGGCAAAGTGATCTTCAGATCGCTGGGCTCGCTCTTGTCGCCGCCGGCGAGGAAGCCGATGCCGCTGCCGCGGTTGGGATAGCGCACCTTGATCGACAGTTGCTGCTTGTCGCCCTCGATCGCCAGCTTCTCGACGCCGTCGCCGAGCGAGCCTTCGATCTTGACCTCGGGACGGTCCCAGACGCGGACCTGGATCGAGCCCTTGACGTTGTCGATCTCGACGCTGCCCAAGGGATCGAGCGGGCGGGTTTCGTTGATGGGCGCGGCGGCGAACGCCGGCAGCGCCGCGGCCAGGGCCAGGGCCAACAAGCCGGGTGCGGCGGTGCGCGGAACGCTGCGGTTGCGGAAGGCGGCGGGAATCATCGGAGCGTTCTCCTAGGATCAGGTGTAGGCCAGGCGCTGCGCGAGCGCCAGACGACGTGCATAGGTGCGGCGCAGCTGTTCCAGCAGCATCCGCGAATCGGGGTCGTGCGAGAGCGCGTCGAGGATCAGCGCGGCGTTGCGGTCGAGGTCGTCGAAGGCCGGCTTCATCGCCACCGAGGCGGCCGAGGCCGGTTCGACTTCGCGCAGCGCGGCTTGGTACTGCAGGGTCATGCCTTGGGCTTCGCGCTGGACCAGGGACGGCGCGGCGGCCGAAGTCGCGGCCGGCTGCGTCGTCGCGACGCCGTCGCCGGCCGGCGACGGCGCGCCGCGGAAGTTCGCGCTCAGGCCGATGGCCAGCGCGGCCACGCTCGCGGCCAGGGCCAGCGGCGCCATCCAGCCGCGCGCCGGCTTGGCCCGGCGCGGCAGGATCGCCACGGCGGCCGGTTCCGGCGCGACCGGCGCGGCGACCGGTTCGTCGCCAACGGCGTGCGGCGTTTCGCTGCCGGCCGGCGCCTGCTCGCCCAGACGCGCGGCGATGCCGGCCCACAGATCGCGCGACGGCGGCTGATCGCGGCGCAGCGCGCGCAATTGCCAGCGCAGCGCGTCGGGCAGTTCGTTGTCGCCGGCGGCGCCGGCGCCCTGCGGCGGAAGTCGGTGGTCGTTCATGCCTGTTCTCCGAGCCGGACGCGCAGCAGGCTGCGCGCGCGGTGCAATTGCGCTTTGGAACTGCCGACCGCCATGCCCAGTTCGGCGGCGATCTCTTCGTGCTTCCAGCCTTCCACGTCGTACAGCACCAACACGGCGCGGGCGCGCGGCGGCAGGCTGGCGACGGCGCGTTCCAGATCCATCGACAGCGCGGTGACGTGGCCGGCCGAATCGGCGCTGCCGATGACCTCGAACGCGTCCTCGTCGCTGTCCTCCAGCGGACGGCTGCGGCGGCCGCGCAACTCCATCAGCGCGGTGTTGACCGCGAGCCGGTGCAGCCAGGTGCCGAACGCCGACTCGAAGCGGAAGTTCGGCAGCGCCTGCCAGGCGCGGACGAAGGCTTCCTGGGTCAGGTCCTCGGCGCGGGCGCCGTGATAGCCCACCAGGCGCGCGATGACGCCGTGGATGCGGCTGGCATGGCGGCGGTACAGCGCCTCGAAGGCGGCCACGCCGCCGGCGGCGGCCTGCGCGACCAGGGCCTGGTCGGCGTCGGCATCGAGCGCGGGGGCGGCGGCGTC
Encoded here:
- a CDS encoding aspartyl/asparaginyl beta-hydroxylase domain-containing protein, whose translation is MNAQVDQLVQSAGLASRAGRWQEAERLWQQVRALDPRHPQALYSLGIHALQRGDAVAAQELLQAAHNAAPQDPMILLSIGVVERERGNAPGEWNAIQAALTRDPYFLAGLLAKASWLERNGNPREAAQAYRNALTVAPPQPHWPEMLRAQLEHAQRKVEDYRDEFSAFLEHRIGGPREALAFGARGRWQEAASIMVGRSKPYLSDCNQLCVPRLPAIPFFDREQFAWVPELESRTYDILREMRQVLRDEQAEFTPYIEYQPGDPVNQWRELNHSRRWSTYKLWSYSQPVDAHLARCPATRAALEAVDMADIADVCPNAMFSALAPHTHIPPHHGETNARLVAHLPLIVPEKCAYRVGFERREWKVGETLIFDDSIEHEARNDSDDLRVVLIFDVWNPLLSLAERAMVDAMMKAHREFLAGAQR
- a CDS encoding DUF4097 family beta strand repeat-containing protein — translated: MIPAAFRNRSVPRTAAPGLLALALAAALPAFAAAPINETRPLDPLGSVEIDNVKGSIQVRVWDRPEVKIEGSLGDGVEKLAIEGDKQQLSIKVRYPNRGSGIGFLAGGDKSEPSDLKITLPLRARLDIDAVSANVDVNGVASRELKIDSVSGDVVVAGAPREASIESVSGDLKLTLNSPKVAAQTVSGDLELRGRLSGEVSVETVSGSVDMSAYESSLNRISGESVSGDLRIAAALNSGGEIGLKTVSGDVRLRLPRSLSAVVRGESFSGDLRAPDAQIQRPKHGPGSSFEQRYGSGSGRVRMETFSGDAELALE
- a CDS encoding sigma-70 family RNA polymerase sigma factor; its protein translation is MLTAVNDTMPDAAAPALDADADQALVAQAAAGGVAAFEALYRRHASRIHGVIARLVGYHGARAEDLTQEAFVRAWQALPNFRFESAFGTWLHRLAVNTALMELRGRRSRPLEDSDEDAFEVIGSADSAGHVTALSMDLERAVASLPPRARAVLVLYDVEGWKHEEIAAELGMAVGSSKAQLHRARSLLRVRLGEQA